From the Cyclopterus lumpus isolate fCycLum1 chromosome 25, fCycLum1.pri, whole genome shotgun sequence genome, one window contains:
- the LOC117728096 gene encoding hepcidin-like, with product MKTFPVAVAVAVVLTFICVQQSSAVPAAEVREPGEPMSVDNPAADHEETSLDSWMMPYNNREKRGVRCKFCCNCCTRGVCGLCCRF from the exons ATGAAGACATTCCCCGTTGCTGTTGCAGTGGCCGTCGTGCTCACCTTCATTTGTGTTCAGCAGAGCTCTGCCGTCCCAGCCGCTGAG GTGCGGGAGCCGGGGGAGCCGATGAGCGTTGACAACCCAGCTGCTGACCACGAGGAGACGTCCCTGGACTCATGGATG ATGCCGTACAACAACAGAGAGAAGCGCGGCGTCAGGTGCAAATTCTGCTGCAACTGCTGCACCCGCGGGGTCTGCGGACTGTGCTGCAGATTCTGA